A genome region from Tursiops truncatus isolate mTurTru1 chromosome 15, mTurTru1.mat.Y, whole genome shotgun sequence includes the following:
- the FLYWCH2 gene encoding FLYWCH family member 2 isoform X2 codes for MPLPEPSEQEGESVKAGQEPSPESPEPGTDVVPAAPRKPRKFSKLVLLTASKDSAKVAGAKRKGVHCIMSLGVPGPATLAKALLKIHPEAQRAIEAAPQEPEQKRSKLDTDGKEDGRLAGQPAPSPLVDGEESTMGPIVSREDP; via the exons ATGCCCCTGCCCGAGCCCAGTGAGCAGGAGGGCGAGAGCGTGAAGGCCGGCCAGGAGCCCTCCCCTGAGTCCCCTGAGCCGGGCACAGATGTCGTCCCCGCAGCCCCCAGGAAGCCCAGAAAGTTCTCCAAACTGGTGCTGCTGACAGCCTCCAAGGACAGTGCCAAAGTGGCGGGGGCCAAGCGCAAAGGAGTGCACTGCATCATGTCCCTCGGGGTGCCCGGCCCCGCCACCCTTGCCAAAGCCCTCCTCAAGATCCATCCCGAGGCTCAGCGGGCCATCGAGGCCGCCCCCCAGGAGCCTGAGCAAAAACGCAGCAAGCTGGACACAG ACGGAAAAGAAGATGGAAGGTTGGCAGGACAGCCTGCCCCCAGTCCCTTGGTGGATGGGGAGGAGTCCACCATGGGCCCCATCGTGTCCAGGGAGGACCCGTAG
- the FLYWCH2 gene encoding FLYWCH family member 2 isoform X1, whose product MPLPEPSEQEGESVKAGQEPSPESPEPGTDVVPAAPRKPRKFSKLVLLTASKDSAKVAGAKRKGVHCIMSLGVPGPATLAKALLKIHPEAQRAIEAAPQEPEQKRSKLDTDLSTALPTSCPILGQAAGREQQLPDAQPRFGPKFPGNSLCVPGPVAFGSMSLESAIPAPALAAGTPRFAPHPFPLFL is encoded by the exons ATGCCCCTGCCCGAGCCCAGTGAGCAGGAGGGCGAGAGCGTGAAGGCCGGCCAGGAGCCCTCCCCTGAGTCCCCTGAGCCGGGCACAGATGTCGTCCCCGCAGCCCCCAGGAAGCCCAGAAAGTTCTCCAAACTGGTGCTGCTGACAGCCTCCAAGGACAGTGCCAAAGTGGCGGGGGCCAAGCGCAAAGGAGTGCACTGCATCATGTCCCTCGGGGTGCCCGGCCCCGCCACCCTTGCCAAAGCCCTCCTCAAGATCCATCCCGAGGCTCAGCGGGCCATCGAGGCCGCCCCCCAGGAGCCTGAGCAAAAACGCAGCAAGCTGGACACAG ACCTGTCCAcggccctccccacctcctgccccatcCTGGGCCAGGCAGCGGGGAGGGAGCAGCAGCTTCCTGATGCTCAGCCCAGATTTGGCCCAAAGTTTCCTGGAAACAGCCTCTGTGTCCCTGGGCCAGTGGCCTTTGGGAGCATGTCTCTGGAGTCAGCAATCCCTGCCCCTGCTCTGGCAGCTGGGACCCCCAGGTTtgccccccaccctttcccccttttcctttga